The sequence below is a genomic window from Lytechinus pictus isolate F3 Inbred chromosome 6, Lp3.0, whole genome shotgun sequence.
TCCTCAATAAGAAATGCATCCTCTGTCAACTTATTTaaaactaaactgaaatcccACCTCTTTCAAGAGAGTGTTTGATAAGTCActtttttgttatgtattttgtaGAAATAATTAATCTTTACTTATTTTTCTTCGATTAATTTAGCGAGCTTAAATTTACTTCTAAATTTTTTGCGTATCCTGTTAATACTTGTTTTTCTGCATGCTTATCTGCTATGTATTGtaatgcgcagttgagtatatccAAGTAGAAATTGTGCaatataaatttacaattattattagtattatcagaCCAAAGAACAGACCTCCAAAACGTTTCATCCTTTCCCAGATGTCTTCTGGCAAAGTCCAAACGTGATCATGTGTGGTTGGGTTTTAGGAGAGGAGTCTTCCGTGGCCGTCGTCCATTCAATCCTGCCTTATTCAAGGTCCTCTGGATGGTTTGCCTCGAGACCTTGGTCCCTTGGCCATTGAGATCTTTCAGCATCTCCTTTGTGGTGATTCTGGGGTTGACAGCAGCAGCTCGAACTAAACATCTCGCTTGCCTTGCAGAGACTTTGGGCTTCCGTCCAGGTCTTTTAAGGTTCTCCACTTTGTTAAAAGTCTTGAGCTTCCTGATGATGCTCTGGACAGTAGCCACATGAACCTCAAAACGCTTGGATATTGCCTTGTAGCCCAAACCATCTTTGTGAGCATTCACTATTTGTGATCTCAGATCGTCACTAAGTTCCTTTCGCTTGACCATGATGAAGTTTAAGCCGATTCCGATGAATTGACAAATATCTTGCCACTGATTCTCAATTTATAGAACCACTAAAGTTTCTGGAATTCAAAGACTTTGATTTTCtcaacaaaatttcatttcaaaaaggCAAaacgcccccctcccccaatctttaattgaattgatttttaatcaatttcatCAACATGGCAACTAACATCTGGACAAACCTCAGAAAATTGAAGATTTCTGAGATCTAAGGAACTTCCTCTTTCTGGATACCATGCAACATGGCTTAAATTCTTTTGTATTCATGTCTGGCATTATAGGGTCCAGCTTGAAACCATATGGGGGTAGTAAAATATTTGAACTATGAAATATATGGTGTCTTATAATTGAGAAAGACAGGGGTATGAATACTTTTGAACATTAGAAAATTCAGAAAAGTCATCTTCTCtattattatgcaaatgagatgaaaataaaatcagcatGCTTTTGTAGATAATGTCTATTAGTATATAACTACTATGCAAGTTATCCAAGTTCTgctttcatttttatgaaaagtgcaaaaaacacatattttcctAGGGGTATGAATACTTCTGACCACAACTGTAGCTTTGATGTGAAAACAagttgaagaaaataaagaatatccCTACACCGTTCGGGGAAACCTAAAAATGTTGCTTCAGAAATTCAGATTACTAATGGTATTTCAACATCACCAAACAAACTCTATTTACGaattaattatcaataattgcaccctctctcccccctcttcCTTCGCGcgcgcgctctctctctctctcactcttagATTAGTtaaaaagtattattattatcaataatatcaatattattatcatttcttatcattactattgttacttatttttatttatttatattattttttattataactaTTACTGATTGCTATTCATAATTATAAGtttttactattatcattattgtagtTTTagtggctattattattattataattatcttcattattatttttacaactgattttattattgtttttgttattgtatAGCAATACATTCAGTgaggaaatatatgtatttcattatgcTTGAgtttataaagaaagaaatgagtaTATAATCGATCATAAAATCACCAATAGACCTTATGGATGCTAAAATACCTAAGCACCAATTTCACTAAG
It includes:
- the LOC129263126 gene encoding uncharacterized protein LOC129263126, translated to MVKRKELSDDLRSQIVNAHKDGLGYKAISKRFEVHVATVQSIIRKLKTFNKVENLKRPGRKPKVSARQARCLVRAAAVNPRITTKEMLKDLNGQGTKVSRQTIQRTLNKAGLNGRRPRKTPLLKPNHT